A section of the Jaculus jaculus isolate mJacJac1 chromosome 6, mJacJac1.mat.Y.cur, whole genome shotgun sequence genome encodes:
- the LOC101596172 gene encoding transmembrane protein 198-like, giving the protein MEKALLPLTVTSDPRPFNQQLPEPPDPKCILEPQDNFELAPALACALCCCFGIIYCCFGYRCFKAVMFLSGLLSGALVIFLLCHKERVLETQLSLEVSAGIALGIGLLCGLVTMLVRSVGLFLTGLLLGLTLGAGTLLGTEPVYQPPSAWVPAGGLMGLALLGALLTLRWPRPFTVLGTALLGAAVLVACADYFLEGLALGTRLGERLQALPALLPLCWYSWVLLGTWPALGALGALTQWKLTAEEHGGHANVVLSHQRRHLQLLRIHQQEAKWHRTPSGVALCEGSYRSQLPLNLRSPADNLAPSYLQSLREHQLGPSTQATAPPTILDLDSDCGSTVLLTRPSHSTQT; this is encoded by the exons ATGGAGAAAGCCTTGTTGCCCCTAACTGTGACATCTGACCCAAGGCCCTTTAATCAACAACTCCCAGAGCCTCCAGATCCAAAATGCATCTTGGAACCCCAGGACAACTTTGAACTGGCACCTGCCCTAGCGTGTGCCCTTTGCTGCTGCTTTGGAATCATCTACTGCTGCTTCG GCTACCGCTGCTTCAAGGCAGTGATGTTTCTCTCGGGCCTGCTGTCAGGAGCACTGGTCATCTTTCTGCTTTGCCACAAGGAGCGGGTGCTGGAGACACAGTTGAGTCTGGAGGTGAGCGCAGGCATCGCACTGGGTATTGGACTCCTCTGCGGCCTCGTCACCATGCTTGTTCGCAGTGTTGGGCTCTTCCTGACTGGACTCTTGCTAGGTCTGACCCTGGGTGCCGGGACCTTGCTGGGCACTGAGCCTGTCTACCAACCACCTTCCGCCTGGGTGCCAGCTGGTGGGCTGATGGGGCTGGCACTGCTGGGAGCCCTGCTCACACTTCGGTGGCCGCGTCCATTTACAGTCTTGGGCACAGCCCTGTTGGGTGCTGCAGTGCTGGTGGCCTGTGCGGACTACTTCCTGGAGGGTCTGGCACTGGGCACTCGGCTAGGTGAACGCCTGCAAGCACTTCCAGCCTTGCTTCCTCTTTGCTGGTATAGCTGGGTCTTACTGGGGACCTGGCCAGCTCTGGGGGCGCTTGGGGCCCTGACCCAGTGGAAGCTCACAGCTGAGGAACATGGAGGCCACGCCAATG TGGTCTTGAGCCACCAGCGAAGGCATCTCCAACTCCTGCGGATTCATCAGCAAGAGGCCAAGTGGCATCGGACCCCCTCTGGAGTGGCACTTTGTGAGGGCAGCTATCGGAGCCAACTCCCCCTCAATCTCAGGAGCCCTGCTGACAATCTGGCTCCA AGTTACCTCCAGAGTCTTCGAGAGCACCAACTGGGACCAAGCACCCAGGCCACAGCCCCCCCCACCATCCTGGATCTGGATTCTGACTGTGGTTCTACTGTCCTGCTCACCAGGCCCTCTCACTCCACCCAGACCTGA
- the Mmp19 gene encoding matrix metalloproteinase-19 isoform X1 yields the protein MQWQQLWLGVLLAMTVSGRALGPAEKEAVVDYLLQYGYLQKPLEGPNHFRLEDVTEALRAFQEASELPVSGQMDDATRARMKQPRCGLEDPFNQKTLKYLLLGRWRKKHLTFRILNLPSTLPPSTARAALLKAFKYWSNVAPLTFREVQAGWADIRLSFHGRQSPYCSNTFDGPGRVLAHADIPELGSVHFDEDELWTEGTYRGVNLRIIAAHELGHALGLGHSRYTQALMAPVYAGYRPFFKLHPDDVAGIQALYGKKSPETRDKEEEQVAVPTVSPVTTEPSPMPNPCSGELDAMMLGPRGKTYAFRGDYVWTVTDSGLGPLFRVSSLWEGLPGNLDAAVYSPRTQWIHFFKGDKVWRYINFKMSPGFPKKLNRVEPNLDAALYWPLNQKVFLFKASGYWQWDELAQTDLSRYPKPIKELFTGVPDHPSAALSWRDGRVYFFKGKEYWRLNRQLRVEKGYPRKIAHNWMHCRPQTPGTSTSSARDSTRSTTDTVLDNTPSTMYTTADTDYSPTGSTFDITRSAVDSTTVTPH from the exons ATGCAGTGGCAGCAGCTGTGGCTGGGTGTCTTACTTGCCATGACAGTCTCCGGCAGGGCTCTGGGGCCTGCAGAGAAGGAGGCAGTTGTG GATTACTTGCTGCAGTATGGGTATCTACAGAAACCTCTAGAAGGACCTAATCACTTCAGGCTAGAAGATGTCACGGAGGCTTTGAG AGCTTTTCAGGAAGCATCTGAACTGCCAGTCTCAGGTCAGATGGATGATGCCACAAGGGCTCGAATGAAGCAGCCTCGTTGTGGTCTGGAGGACCCCTTCAACCAGAAGACTCTTAAATACCTACTTCTTG GCCGCTGGAGAAAGAAGCACTTGACCTTCCGTATCTTGAATCTACCCTCCACTCTCCCACCATCCACAGCCCGGGCAGCCTTGCTTAAAGCTTTCAAGTACTGGAGCAATGTGGCTCCCCTGACCTTCCGGGAAGTGCAGGCTGGCTGGGCGGACATCCGGCTCTCCTTCCATGGCCGCCAAAGCCCATACTGCTCCAACACCTTTGATGGGCCAG GGAGGGTCCTTGCCCATGCTGACATCCCAGAGCTAGGCAGTGTGCACTTCGATGAAGATGAGCTCTGGACTGAGGGCACGTACCGGGGAGTGAACCTGCGCATCATTGCAGCTCACGAGCTAGGCCATGCCCTGGGACTTGGGCACTCCCGATACACCCAGGCACTCATGGCTCCTGTGTACGCTGGCTACCGGCCCTTCTTCAAGCTGCACCCAGATGACGTGGCAGGGATCCAGGCTCTCTATG gcaagaagagCCCAGAGACACGTGACAAGGAAGAGGAACAGGTGGCTGTGCCCACCGTATCTCCAGTGACCACAGAACCCAGTCCTATGCCAAACCCCTGCAGTGGTGAACTGGATGCCATGATGCTGG GGCCCCGTGGGAAGACCTATGCTTTCAGGGGGGACTACGTGTGGACTGTGACAGATTCAGGGCTGGGTCCTTTGTTTAGAGTGTCTTCCCTTTGGGAGGGACTCCCAGGGAACCTGGATGCTGCGGTTTATTCTCCTCGAACACAATGGATTCACTTCTTTAAGG GAGACAAGGTGTGGCGCTACATTAATTTCAAGATGTCTCCTGGCTTCCCCAAAAAGCTGAACAGAGTAGAACCCAACTTGGATGCAGCTCTGTATTGGCCTCTTAACCAAAAGGTGTTTCTCTTTAAG GCCTCAGGATACTGGCAGTGGGACGAGTTGGCCCAAACTGACCTTAGCCGCTACCCCAAACCAATCAAGGAATTATTTACCGGAGTACCAGACCACCCCTCGGCGGCTTTGAGCTGGCGTGATGGCCGAGTGTACTTCTTCAAGGGCAAAGAGTACTGGCGCCTCAACCGGCAGCTTCGAGTGGAGAAGGGCTATCCAAGAAAGATAGCTCACAACTGGATGCACTGTCGTCCCCAGACCCCAGGCACGAGCACCTCATCAGCTCGGGACAGCACTCGTTCAACCACGGACACGGTCTTGGACAACACTCCCTCGACCATGTATACTACTGCGGACACTGACTACTCACCCACAGGCTCAACCTTTGACATTACTCGCTCAGCTGTAGACTCTACCACTGTCACTCCCCATTAA
- the Mmp19 gene encoding matrix metalloproteinase-19 isoform X2: protein MDDATRARMKQPRCGLEDPFNQKTLKYLLLGRWRKKHLTFRILNLPSTLPPSTARAALLKAFKYWSNVAPLTFREVQAGWADIRLSFHGRQSPYCSNTFDGPGRVLAHADIPELGSVHFDEDELWTEGTYRGVNLRIIAAHELGHALGLGHSRYTQALMAPVYAGYRPFFKLHPDDVAGIQALYGKKSPETRDKEEEQVAVPTVSPVTTEPSPMPNPCSGELDAMMLGPRGKTYAFRGDYVWTVTDSGLGPLFRVSSLWEGLPGNLDAAVYSPRTQWIHFFKGDKVWRYINFKMSPGFPKKLNRVEPNLDAALYWPLNQKVFLFKASGYWQWDELAQTDLSRYPKPIKELFTGVPDHPSAALSWRDGRVYFFKGKEYWRLNRQLRVEKGYPRKIAHNWMHCRPQTPGTSTSSARDSTRSTTDTVLDNTPSTMYTTADTDYSPTGSTFDITRSAVDSTTVTPH, encoded by the exons ATGGATGATGCCACAAGGGCTCGAATGAAGCAGCCTCGTTGTGGTCTGGAGGACCCCTTCAACCAGAAGACTCTTAAATACCTACTTCTTG GCCGCTGGAGAAAGAAGCACTTGACCTTCCGTATCTTGAATCTACCCTCCACTCTCCCACCATCCACAGCCCGGGCAGCCTTGCTTAAAGCTTTCAAGTACTGGAGCAATGTGGCTCCCCTGACCTTCCGGGAAGTGCAGGCTGGCTGGGCGGACATCCGGCTCTCCTTCCATGGCCGCCAAAGCCCATACTGCTCCAACACCTTTGATGGGCCAG GGAGGGTCCTTGCCCATGCTGACATCCCAGAGCTAGGCAGTGTGCACTTCGATGAAGATGAGCTCTGGACTGAGGGCACGTACCGGGGAGTGAACCTGCGCATCATTGCAGCTCACGAGCTAGGCCATGCCCTGGGACTTGGGCACTCCCGATACACCCAGGCACTCATGGCTCCTGTGTACGCTGGCTACCGGCCCTTCTTCAAGCTGCACCCAGATGACGTGGCAGGGATCCAGGCTCTCTATG gcaagaagagCCCAGAGACACGTGACAAGGAAGAGGAACAGGTGGCTGTGCCCACCGTATCTCCAGTGACCACAGAACCCAGTCCTATGCCAAACCCCTGCAGTGGTGAACTGGATGCCATGATGCTGG GGCCCCGTGGGAAGACCTATGCTTTCAGGGGGGACTACGTGTGGACTGTGACAGATTCAGGGCTGGGTCCTTTGTTTAGAGTGTCTTCCCTTTGGGAGGGACTCCCAGGGAACCTGGATGCTGCGGTTTATTCTCCTCGAACACAATGGATTCACTTCTTTAAGG GAGACAAGGTGTGGCGCTACATTAATTTCAAGATGTCTCCTGGCTTCCCCAAAAAGCTGAACAGAGTAGAACCCAACTTGGATGCAGCTCTGTATTGGCCTCTTAACCAAAAGGTGTTTCTCTTTAAG GCCTCAGGATACTGGCAGTGGGACGAGTTGGCCCAAACTGACCTTAGCCGCTACCCCAAACCAATCAAGGAATTATTTACCGGAGTACCAGACCACCCCTCGGCGGCTTTGAGCTGGCGTGATGGCCGAGTGTACTTCTTCAAGGGCAAAGAGTACTGGCGCCTCAACCGGCAGCTTCGAGTGGAGAAGGGCTATCCAAGAAAGATAGCTCACAACTGGATGCACTGTCGTCCCCAGACCCCAGGCACGAGCACCTCATCAGCTCGGGACAGCACTCGTTCAACCACGGACACGGTCTTGGACAACACTCCCTCGACCATGTATACTACTGCGGACACTGACTACTCACCCACAGGCTCAACCTTTGACATTACTCGCTCAGCTGTAGACTCTACCACTGTCACTCCCCATTAA